The following coding sequences lie in one Acropora palmata chromosome 3, jaAcrPala1.3, whole genome shotgun sequence genomic window:
- the LOC141876342 gene encoding ATP-dependent RNA helicase DHX33-like, with translation MYPRIKRSLSEEGSSSAKRTHFRSFSVSGAFGNGTSQRETNGQTKHHLSTNQHYQQTTHSSTRKQRLNLPIYAGRTAIIAEVRMKESVIIVGETGSGKTTQIPQYLHEDRLTKLGAIACTQPRRVAAISIAQRVAKEMSVQLGEEVGYTVRFEDVTSEKTRVKYMTDGMLLREAISDPLLLRYAVVILDEAHERTVHTDVLFGVVKSAQKMRKENNQKPLKIVVMSATLEADHFSRYFNGAKVLYIEGRQHPIQMMYAVEQQKDYVHAALVTIMQLHQEMPPGGDILVFLTGQDEIESLAKLVTDCAQHCTPDCMELLVCPMFAALPSQHQMKVFISAPSGKRKVILATNIAETSITIPGVKYVIDTGFVKGKAFHPKTGLDMLRVQPVSKAQARQRTGRAGRETSGVCYRLYTEEQFDELKQTTIPEIQRCNIATVLLQLMALGITDVANFDFLDRPPQDAIENALEQLIVLGAVRKASDCYELMPLGRQMVDFPLEPRLAKVILSSQQFNCSEEIITIVALLSVDSLTYTPQNKRDHAIAVRKKFTSSEGDQMTLLNIYRAYNSVNGNKEWCQQHFINSQTVKQVMDIRKQLREICVRMNIPFNSCGKETANIRQTLARGLFMNAAELQPEGTYQTVSHRQPVAIHPTSSLFGLKPQFVVYNELVHTSKCYMRDVCCVDPSWLRDAAPNYFKEHRLHSQPTAIYS, from the exons ATGTATCCTAGAATAAAAAGATCCCTCTCTGAAGAGGGAAGCTCTTCAGCAAAAAGGACTCATTTTCGATCGTTCTCAGTGTCGGGTGCCTTTGGCAATGGTACTTCACAGCGTGAAACCAATGGTCAGACAAAACATCACCTTAGCACTAACCAGCACTACCAACAGACAACTCACTCTTCCACGAGAAAGCAGAGGCTTAACTTGCCCATCTACGCTGGGCGCACCGCAATAATTGCTGAAGTACGGATGAAAGAGAGCGTGATTATTGTCGGAGAAACGGGAAGTGGAAAGACAACCCAGATTCCTCAATATCTTCACGAAGATCGCTTGACCAAACTTGGAGCTATCGCATGCACTCAGCCTCGCCGGGTCGCTGCAATCAGCATCGCACAGAGGGTAGCTAAAGAAATGAGCGTCCAACTGGGCGAAGAAGTTGGGTATACCGTGCGATTTGAAGACGTGACTTCCGAAAAAACTCGTGTAAAGTACATGACCGATGGTATGCTATTGAGAGAGGCAATCAGCGACCCTTTGCTTCTCAGATATGCCGTTGTAATTTTAGACGAAGCACACGAGAGGACTGTCCATACCGATGTCCTGTTTGGGGTTGTGAAATCTGCTCAAAAAATgcgcaaagaaaacaatcaaaagCCTCTTAAAATTGTTGTTATGTCTGCCACTTTGGAAGCTGATCATTTCTCGCGTTACTTCAATGGTGCAAAGGTATTGTACATTGAAGGTCGCCAGCATCCCATACAAATGATGTATGCTGTGGAGCAACAGAAAGATTATGTTCATGCAGCGCTTGTGACAATCATGCAGCTACATCAAGAGATGCCGCCCGG TGGGGATATTCTTGTTTTCCTAACTGGTCAGGATGAAATTGAATCTTTAGCAAAACTGGTAACTGACTGTGCACAACACTGCACCCCAG ATTGCATGGAACTTCTGGTCTGCCCAATGTTTGCTGCTCTCCCATCACAACATCAAATGAAAGTGTTCATCTCTGCTCCAAGTGGTAAAAGGAAAGTTATTCTGGCAACAAACATTGCAGAAACATCAATCACCATTCCTGGAGTCAAATATGTAATTGACACAGGGTTTGTCAAAGGAAAAG CTTTCCACCCCAAAACTGGCCTGGACATGCTCCGGGTGCAACCAGTTTCAAAAGCACAAGCAAGGCAGCGCACAGGGAGAGCTGGTCGTGAAACAAGCGGAGTATGTTATCGACTCTACACAGAGGAGCAGTTTGATGAGCTGAAGCAGACAACAATCCCTGAAATTCAGAGATGTAATATAGCTACTGTTCTTCTACAATTGATGGCTCTAGGGATAACAGACGTTGCCAATTTTGACTTCCTCGATCGCCCGCCACAAGATGCCATAGAGAACGCCTTGGAACAATTGATAGTGCTTGGTGCTGTGAGAAAAGCCAGTGATTGCTATGAG tTGATGCCTCTGGGTCGTCAAATGGTCGACTTTCCCCTGGAACCTCGACTAGCTAAAGTCATCCTGTCTTCACAGCAGTTTAATTGCAGCGAGGAAATCATTACTATAGTAGCTCTTCTCTCAGTGGATTCTCTCACTTACACTCCACAAAACAAGCGTGATCATGCTATAGCGGTGCGCAAGAAATTCACCTCGTCCGAAGGAGACCAGATGACGCTGCTAAATATCTACAGAGCATACAATTCTGTTAATGGGAATAAAGAATGGTGCCAACAGCATTTCATCAACTCGCAGACTGTTAAACAGGTCATGGACATAAGAAAACAACTTAGAGAGATATGTGTGCGAATGAATATTCCTTTTAATTCTTGCGGCAAAGAAACTGCGAACATAAGGCAAACTCTTGCCCGGGGATTGTTCATGAACGCGGCCGAGCTTCAGCCAGAGGGCACCTACCAGACCGTGTCGCATCGCCAGCCAGTCGCTATTCACCCGACGTCATCGTTGTTTGGATTGAAGCCTCAGTTTGTTGTGTACAATGAGCTTGTTCACACATCGAAGTGTTACATGCGTGATGTCTGTTGTGTGGATCCGTCATGGCTACGAGACGCTGCACCCAATTATTTCAAGGAACACAGATTGCATTCTCAACCCACAGCAAtttattcttaa